The Horticoccus luteus DNA window GGACTTCGGCGTTCGCCGCCTGGTTTTGCTCCAACGGCAGACTCTCCTGCTCCAAACCCATGTCGCTATCGTTGGGCTTGGAGGGATTCGTCGCGCTTTGCAGCCACTCGTCCACTTGCCGCGACGACAGCACGTCGGACGCCGGCAGCTCGTCGAGCGACTTCACGCCGATGAATTCCAAAAACTTGTCCGTCGTCCCGTATTGAATCGGCCGGCCGGGAAGATCCGCGCGCCCGACAATGTAGGCCAGTTCGCGCTCCATCAATTTGTTCAAACCCGCCTCGGCCGACACGCCGCGAATCGTCTCGATCTCCGTCCGCGTCACCGGTTGCCGATAGGCGATGATCGCGAGCGTTTCGATCGCTGACTGGCTTAATTTCAAGGGCGGCGGTTCCTGGCGCAGAATCCGCACCCAGCGGGCGAAGCGCGGATGGGTGACGAGGCGGTAACCACTCGAGCCTTCGATTAACAACAACCCGTCGTCGCGCGCGCGCATTTCGATCGCGATCGCATCCATCGCTTCGCGGATCTGCGTGCCGGTGATCAGCGACGGCACTTCGTGATAAAGCTCCGCATCATCCGGCGTCTCCACGATCACCTCGGCCGCTTCCTCAGCGTTGGCCGCGGGCGCCGCCGGCGTTTCCGCGGAGGCACTCGGTTCGGCCGTCGGAGCCGCGCCGGCGTCTTCCACCGCCGCCGCCGCCGCCGCTGCGTGCGCCGCCGCCTGTTCGTGGAAGCGTGTGAATGCCGCTTGGATGTCTTTGATCGCGAGCGGCTGGCTCGAGGAGAACAGCAGTGCTTTCAGCACTTTTGAGAGGTTAAACGCCATGCGGGAAGCGGACGAGTGAATGGTGCGCCCCGACGGGCGCGCAACCTTGAAGTTGCACGCGCCCGGTCACTTTCTCGGTCATCACGGCAAACGCGCTTGCCCGGGGGCGCCGCCGTTGGTCTGCTGCGAGCCTTTCGCGTATGAGCACTCCGCCGACCGCCACGCCTCGTCCCTATTCCGCCATCGTGGTCGATGGCACTGACCGCGCCCCCGCCCGCTCGATGCTGCGCGCCGTCGGCTTTACCGACGAAGATTTCCGCAAACCGCAAATCGCCGTCGCCTCCTCTCCCAGCGACATGACGCCGTGCAACGTCCACTTGGGCGATCTCAGCGAGCACGCGCGCAAAGGCATCGCCGCCGCGGGCGGAAAGCCCGTGTATTTCAATACCATCACCGTCACCGACGGCATCAGCATGGGCACGCAGGGCATGCGTTACAGCCTGGTCTCCCGCGAAGTCATCGCCGACTCGATCGAGACCGCGGTGGCCGCCGAGGGCTTCGACGGCCTGATCGCCATCGGCGGGTGCGATAAGAACATGCCCGGCGCGATGATGGCCATCGCCCGCCTCAACCGCCCCGCCGTGTTTATTTACGGCGGCACGATTCTGCCCGGATTCACCCCCGACGACTGCGATCACAAACGCCCGCTGGACATCGTCTCGGTCTTCGAAGCGGTTGGTAAACACGCCAAGGGCGAGCTCGACGATGCCGGCCTGAAAGCCGTCGAATCGTCCGCGATTCCCGGGCCGGGCTCCTGCGGCGGCATGTACACCGCCAACACCATGGCGACCGCCATCGAAGCCCTCGGCCTGAGCCTGCCGAACAGCAGCGCCCAGCTCGCCATCGGCAAGGAGAAGCGCGAGGACTGCGAGCGCGCCGGTGCTGCCGTCATGCACATGCTCAAAACGGGCCTGCGCCCGCGCGACATCCTCACCCGCCACGCTTTCGAAAACGCGATCACCGTCTGCCTCGCTCTCGGCGGTTCCACCAACCTCATTCTCCACCTCCTCGCCATCGCTCATTGCGCGGAAGTGCCGCTCACCATCGATGACTTCAAGGTCATTGGAGACCGCGTGCCGCTCCTCGCCGACCTCAAGCCGTTCGGCAAATACAACATGGCGCACCTCGTTCGCATCGGCGGCATCCGCCCGATGATGAAGGTGCTGCTCGATCGCGGCCTGCTCCACGGCGAGTGCCTCACGGTCACCGGCGAAACCATCGCCGAAACGCTGCGCGACGTGCAGCCCTACGGCGCTTACCCGGCGGAACAGGACATCATTCGTCCGTGGGATCAGCCGATCAAAAAAGACACCCATCTCCGCGTGCTGCGCGGCAACCTCGCTCCGACCGGTGCCATCGGCAAAATCACCGGCAAGGAAGGCGTTTACTTCAAGGGCACCGCCAAAGTTTACGAGGGCGAGGAAGACGCGCTCAAAGGCATCCTCCGCGGCGACGTGGTGAAGGGCGACATCGTCGTTATCCGCAACGAAGGTCCCGTGGGCGGCCCTGGCATGCGCGAAATGCTTTCGCCCACCAGCGCAGTCGCCGGCCGCGGCTTGATCAAAGATGTCGCGCTCATCACCGACGGACGTTTCTCCGGCGGCAGCCACGGATTCGACGTCGGCCACATCACTCCGGAAGCCGCCTGTGGCGGCCCCATCGGCATCGTGCGCAACGGCGACATCATCGAGATCGACGCGGTTAAAAACACGATCGACCTTCGGATTCCCGACGCCGAATTCGCGGCACGCATGGCCGCCAACGCGCCGCGCCCGCCGCGGGAGAAACGCGGCGTCCTCGCCAAATACGCGAAACTCGTCGCCAGCGCCTCCGAGGGCGCCGTGACAGACAAACATTTGTGAGCTGGCGTCTCCGCTCACCACGCTGCGTCTGATCTCTTCAACGTCGCGCCCGCCGGCGTCATGCGCCAGTGGGCGCCCGGCGAGGCTGGCGTTTCGTCTGTGCTGTTGAACGGGCCGGCTCAGGTCGTGCCCAGGAACGCCGATTACGCCCGTCAATCGCTCCCGCGGACGCCGCTGGCCAGACGTTGCAGGACTTGCTCCGTCACCTTGCGCACGAGCGTATCCATCTGCGCGCCAGTGAACGCTTCATTGGCACCGATCGCCGGCTTGATCGCCGCGCCTTTGAACGGGCCCGGATCACACAAATCGCACCCCGCCCGATCGCCGCGCGCATCGTCCATGCCGAGTTTCTTCCGGATCGCGATCAGGTCGCGCAGCTTGTCCGAGCCAAAGGAGTGCAACCCGCTGCCCAGCTGCGAAGCGATCCACACCGTTTTGCAGTAGGCGTCGATGTTCTCCATCTTCCAATACGCATCCTCTACGTCGCTGCCCCACGCGATCACGCCGTGATTTTCCATCAGCACGACCTGGTGGTTGACGCCGATCTGGCCGACGGAATTGGCCACGTCCGGCGACCCCGGCGTTTGGTAAGGCGCCAGGCCGATCTCGCCGATAAACACTTCCGCTTCGGGGATGAGGCACGGCGGTGGGACCACCGAGGCGATCGCAAACGCCGTGGCGTGCGGCGGGTGCGCATGCACGCACGCGCGCGCTTTCGGCTGACGCTTCATGATGCCCAAATGCGTCAACGCCTCGCTCGTGCGCTTCTTCTCCCCGGCCAACTGTCGCCCCTCCAGATCGATCAGGCACATGTCTGACGGCTTCATGAAGCCCTTCGAAATGAGCGTGGGCGTGCAGAGCACGAGATCGTCGGTCACTCGCACCGTGATATTGCCGCCATTGCCGTCGACGTAGTCCTTCTCCCACATCCGGCGACCGATATCGCACAGCTTCACTTTCAGGGCCTCGATTTCCGGCGAATGGAAAAACGCCTGCACCGCCGCCGCATTTGTCACGTCGACGGAGTGTTTGCATCCACAGTTCCCCGGCTTCGCTTTGCTTTTCGGTTCCTCGCGCGCGGATGCAGTCCCGGGGCGTGCCGGCAACTTTCGGCTGCGCAACAAATCGCGCGCTGACGGCGTAAGCAAGGCGTCGGCCGGGAGGGCTTCCTCGCCCCGCCCTGCGCGCAGCAGTTGGGCGACATCTTCAGCGGTGATGACTGGGCGCATGAGCAGAATTATTTCGGCGGTTGATAGTAAACGTCGTCGACGATCGCCGCGCAGTAGGCGTCGACCGGCGTTGGTTCGGCGAACGGCCGCGCTGCTTCCGAGCCCTCCGTGAATCCAACCACGTGCCCGACTCCAGCGCCGAGCCGGTCGTAAACCACGAGCGCCGCGCCCGCCGCCAAGAGCTCCCCTGTCGGCGCGGCGAACTGGGCGGCCGTCCACGGTTGCACGAGCAGAAAGCGTCCGCCGCGATAGGCCGGCTCCTGCCGGCTCAGCGTGACGGTGCCGATGACGTGTCCGAGGCGCATGGCTCAGGCCGCGGAATCGAGCACCGCGATGATCATGTTGCGCAGCGGCGAGTGCTCGTCGCCGACTCGCGCCCGGGTCGCGCCGCCGTCGGTCGACACGAGCACGTGTTGATGTTGCCCTGCGCCGTGCGGATCGAGCGCGAGCACCGGCGCGCCCTCGGCGTCGCCGCGCTCATCAAGCGGCTGGCAGATCACGGTGCGGCAACCGTGCAAACTCGGATGCGCCACCGTTGTCACGATGACTCCGTCGATGCGGGCGCGGATCATGGCTGGGCGACGCTCACTTCTTTTCCGCCGCGCGCGGATGGACGGTTTGTCGCTGCACCTCGACTGTATCGACAATGCCCACAATCACGGCATCGACCGGCAGCGACTGCATCCCTTGCGCCTGCCGCGCGGAGCTGCCTTGGCAAAACATCACCGTCTCGCCTTCGCCAGCACCGAGCGGATCGACCGCCACGACGGTGTTGCCCGCAGGCTTCAGTTGGACGGGCGAACTGTCGTCCACCACCAGCGGACGAAGGAGCAAAAGTTTTTGCCCCGTCATCGCCGCCTCCTTTTGCGTGGCGACGACGTGGCCGATGACGCGTGCGAGCAGCATGGCGGAATTATTTCCCCGTCTTGGCCGTCGCGCGCTTGGGCAGCACCATCGCCACTTCCTCGTGCGGCCGTGGGATCACCTGCACACTCACCACTTCGCCCGCGGCCCGGGCCGCCTGTGCGCCGGCATCCGTGGCGGCTTTCACGGCGGCGACATCGCCGACGACAACCGCGCTCACGAGACCGTGGCCGATTTGTTTCACGGGACCGGCGAGCGTGACGTTGGCGGATTTCAACATCGCATCGGTGCCGGCGACGAGCGCGACGAGGCCGCGCGTTTCAAGTAGACCAATGGCTTTGGGAGGCATGGGGAAAGGAGAGATTGAGGTTACGCCGCCGGGCTGCCGATCCAGGGACCGAGTTGCCCTAATTCTTCGTGCGGCCGGGGAATCACCTGGATAGCGACCACCTCGCCGACTTTGGCGGCGGTTTCAGCCGCTGCATCGAGCGCCGCTTTCACCGCAGCGACATCGCCCCGGAAAAACGCCGTGACGTAGCCGCCGCCGGTTTGCTGCCAGCCGTTCATCGTCACGCCCGCCGCTTTCAACGCGGCGTCGGAGGCTTCAATCAACGCGCACAGACCGCGCGTTTCAATCATGCCGAGTGCTTCTTGTCTCATGGTGCGAAGGGTTGAGGGGTCAGACGCCGAGCTGTTTCAACAAATCAGGATGAGGGCGCGCGATCACGTGCGAACACACGAGTTCGCCCGCGCGTTTCGCGGCATCGGCGCCCGCATCGACCGCGGCTTTCACACTGCCGACATCGCCGCGCACGATCACGGTGACGAAGCCGCCGCCAATTTCGAACTGCCGCGCCAACGATACGTTGGCGGCCTTCACCATGGCGTCGCTGGCCTCGATGCTGCCGACGTAGCCGCGGGTTTCTACCATTCCGATGGAGTCATTCATAAAACGAGTGGGTGGAGTGCTGGGAAAAATTGATGCGCTGTTCAAAGGCGCGTGAGGATGCGCCCCACGCCGTCACTCGGCCGGGCGATCACATGCGCGGAAATGAGTTTGCCCACGGACTCCGCCGCCGCGCGGCCTGCCGCGACCGCGGCCGTGACGCCCGCGACATCGCCTTCGAAGATCACCGTGATGTAACCGCCGCCGAGTTTCTCCTTCGCGATGAGCCGCACATTCGCGGCCTTGCACGCGGCATCCGCCGCCGCGGTGACCGCGGTGAAGCCTTGAGTTTCGATGAGGCCAATCGCCTCGGAAGGTGAAGAGGAATCAGCCATGGTGGGAGAAGGACGCGGGCGAGGGATGAAAACGACTTCCTGATCGAGCAACGGTTGAAACTCCGACGCGGCTTCGATCACCGGCCACGCGCCGGCATCGGGAGCTGACAACGCCCGCGCGGTAAACGCGACCTTCATCGCCTGCGCCGTCGCGCACGCTGCTTCGACCGTCAGACGCACCGAGGCCACGTCCCCCGTGAGTTTCAGAAACAGCCCGTAGTAATCGTTGAGCTCCGCCTGCAAGACTTGCACGAACGCCGCTTTCTCCACGCGATCGAGCACGACCAGCGCCGCGCCGAGCGAGTGAATCTCGAGCAGCGCGACAGCGGGCGGTCTTTCGGTGCGTGCAGGCATGGTGCATGATCACAGGGTCGCCGCCTGCGCGCGGAGAAAATTCCGCAACAGCATCGTCTCGGAAATGTTGTCGCTCTCGTTGCAGTGCTCCCAATCGATCCAGACGTATTCCACGCCCACCCAGCCGCGATACTTCGCGGCTTTCATCGCTGCGAGGACGCGCGCGTAGTCGATCGTGTTTTGTTTAAAGTTGCACTGCAACCGGCCGCGGCACGCTCCGCGCGCATGAAAATGGCTCGCGTGCGCGATAAGCGGTTCGACGCGTTTGTCCGCAATGCCCGCCCGCGTGAAATGCGTGTAGTCGAGCGTCAGCGTCAGGCCCGGCGCGCGTCGCACGAGGTCGAGCGTCTCTTCGGGCGTCGTCGCGATCGAGCCGACATGCGCCTCCGTGCCAAACACCAGTCCCGCCGCGCTCGCCTGCTCGACCCGCCACTGCAACTCCGCCGCGGCCCGCGCGAGCGAGGCATCGCGCCCTTCCTCGGGAAACGCGATCCCCGGTAGCGTGGTCACATGCTGGCAGCCGAGCGCATCCGCAAAATCAAGCGTCCGCAAAAACCAGTCGCGCGCCTTGCGCCGCGCGCCGGCGTTCGGCTGGTTGATCGCGAACGGCGCGAAGTCCGGCGCCATCTGCAGAAACACATCGGCCGCCTTCAGCCCGCGCGCGGTCAGCGCCCGGCGCAACCTGCGCGCGCTCGATCGCGGTTGTTTCAACTCGCGCGACGGCCACAGGTGCGAACGCGATTCGAACAACCCAATATCCACACCTCGGAAACCCATCATCGAGATGAGCTCCAGCGCATGCAGATGGCTGAGCAACGGAAACGTGAAGTCGGCGCAGGCGAATTTTGCGTTCATGGGACGTTAGAGATTCTCCTGAAAAGCTGTCGCGCCGGTGCATTGCCACTCCGCCGCCGTGAGATAGCCGCAGTCGATCGTCACCGACGTGCCCGTGATGCCCGCCGAGTCTTCGCAGCTGAAGTAGAGAATCGATTTTGCCACATCCAGCGGCGAGAGCGGCACGCCCATCGGCACGCGTCGCAACCGCTC harbors:
- a CDS encoding BMC domain-containing protein, with the translated sequence MRQEALGMIETRGLCALIEASDAALKAAGVTMNGWQQTGGGYVTAFFRGDVAAVKAALDAAAETAAKVGEVVAIQVIPRPHEELGQLGPWIGSPAA
- a CDS encoding BMC domain-containing protein — translated: MNDSIGMVETRGYVGSIEASDAMVKAANVSLARQFEIGGGFVTVIVRGDVGSVKAAVDAGADAAKRAGELVCSHVIARPHPDLLKQLGV
- the scpB gene encoding SMC-Scp complex subunit ScpB produces the protein MAFNLSKVLKALLFSSSQPLAIKDIQAAFTRFHEQAAAHAAAAAAAVEDAGAAPTAEPSASAETPAAPAANAEEAAEVIVETPDDAELYHEVPSLITGTQIREAMDAIAIEMRARDDGLLLIEGSSGYRLVTHPRFARWVRILRQEPPPLKLSQSAIETLAIIAYRQPVTRTEIETIRGVSAEAGLNKLMERELAYIVGRADLPGRPIQYGTTDKFLEFIGVKSLDELPASDVLSSRQVDEWLQSATNPSKPNDSDMGLEQESLPLEQNQAANAEVPAQPVEEVATATTETLSAETLAADSATAPTENESAPAEPAEDNKTA
- a CDS encoding EutN/CcmL family microcompartment protein, which translates into the protein MRLGHVIGTVTLSRQEPAYRGGRFLLVQPWTAAQFAAPTGELLAAGAALVVYDRLGAGVGHVVGFTEGSEAARPFAEPTPVDAYCAAIVDDVYYQPPK
- a CDS encoding BMC domain-containing protein; amino-acid sequence: MPARTERPPAVALLEIHSLGAALVVLDRVEKAAFVQVLQAELNDYYGLFLKLTGDVASVRLTVEAACATAQAMKVAFTARALSAPDAGAWPVIEAASEFQPLLDQEVVFIPRPRPSPTMADSSSPSEAIGLIETQGFTAVTAAADAACKAANVRLIAKEKLGGGYITVIFEGDVAGVTAAVAAGRAAAESVGKLISAHVIARPSDGVGRILTRL
- the ilvD gene encoding dihydroxy-acid dehydratase — its product is MSTPPTATPRPYSAIVVDGTDRAPARSMLRAVGFTDEDFRKPQIAVASSPSDMTPCNVHLGDLSEHARKGIAAAGGKPVYFNTITVTDGISMGTQGMRYSLVSREVIADSIETAVAAEGFDGLIAIGGCDKNMPGAMMAIARLNRPAVFIYGGTILPGFTPDDCDHKRPLDIVSVFEAVGKHAKGELDDAGLKAVESSAIPGPGSCGGMYTANTMATAIEALGLSLPNSSAQLAIGKEKREDCERAGAAVMHMLKTGLRPRDILTRHAFENAITVCLALGGSTNLILHLLAIAHCAEVPLTIDDFKVIGDRVPLLADLKPFGKYNMAHLVRIGGIRPMMKVLLDRGLLHGECLTVTGETIAETLRDVQPYGAYPAEQDIIRPWDQPIKKDTHLRVLRGNLAPTGAIGKITGKEGVYFKGTAKVYEGEEDALKGILRGDVVKGDIVVIRNEGPVGGPGMREMLSPTSAVAGRGLIKDVALITDGRFSGGSHGFDVGHITPEAACGGPIGIVRNGDIIEIDAVKNTIDLRIPDAEFAARMAANAPRPPREKRGVLAKYAKLVASASEGAVTDKHL
- a CDS encoding EutN/CcmL family microcompartment protein, with amino-acid sequence MLLARVIGHVVATQKEAAMTGQKLLLLRPLVVDDSSPVQLKPAGNTVVAVDPLGAGEGETVMFCQGSSARQAQGMQSLPVDAVIVGIVDTVEVQRQTVHPRAAEKK
- a CDS encoding BMC domain-containing protein, with translation MPPKAIGLLETRGLVALVAGTDAMLKSANVTLAGPVKQIGHGLVSAVVVGDVAAVKAATDAGAQAARAAGEVVSVQVIPRPHEEVAMVLPKRATAKTGK
- a CDS encoding EutN/CcmL family microcompartment protein; amino-acid sequence: MIRARIDGVIVTTVAHPSLHGCRTVICQPLDERGDAEGAPVLALDPHGAGQHQHVLVSTDGGATRARVGDEHSPLRNMIIAVLDSAA
- a CDS encoding sugar phosphate isomerase/epimerase family protein; translated protein: MNAKFACADFTFPLLSHLHALELISMMGFRGVDIGLFESRSHLWPSRELKQPRSSARRLRRALTARGLKAADVFLQMAPDFAPFAINQPNAGARRKARDWFLRTLDFADALGCQHVTTLPGIAFPEEGRDASLARAAAELQWRVEQASAAGLVFGTEAHVGSIATTPEETLDLVRRAPGLTLTLDYTHFTRAGIADKRVEPLIAHASHFHARGACRGRLQCNFKQNTIDYARVLAAMKAAKYRGWVGVEYVWIDWEHCNESDNISETMLLRNFLRAQAATL
- a CDS encoding class II aldolase/adducin family protein — its product is MRPVITAEDVAQLLRAGRGEEALPADALLTPSARDLLRSRKLPARPGTASAREEPKSKAKPGNCGCKHSVDVTNAAAVQAFFHSPEIEALKVKLCDIGRRMWEKDYVDGNGGNITVRVTDDLVLCTPTLISKGFMKPSDMCLIDLEGRQLAGEKKRTSEALTHLGIMKRQPKARACVHAHPPHATAFAIASVVPPPCLIPEAEVFIGEIGLAPYQTPGSPDVANSVGQIGVNHQVVLMENHGVIAWGSDVEDAYWKMENIDAYCKTVWIASQLGSGLHSFGSDKLRDLIAIRKKLGMDDARGDRAGCDLCDPGPFKGAAIKPAIGANEAFTGAQMDTLVRKVTEQVLQRLASGVRGSD